The following are from one region of the Silene latifolia isolate original U9 population chromosome 9, ASM4854445v1, whole genome shotgun sequence genome:
- the LOC141598760 gene encoding uncharacterized protein LOC141598760, with the protein MHHGKSLAKQLDKAKTIPKPTENNIYDEVEKVITGLINDLNKLDDDEYTTKECFDKVVRKTMSSLEELKKHDDPQHASGYEALVNKVGKYLNVLILKGCHNLESLPQFKTIIHIRYLDMSDCYQLDHPANVLDGCAMLRVVKGFVLPRQQDHPPNSSFISNPSQFKCLWMLTLRTRRFNFPTNSDLETLCELQSLTHLKITWVGACSPHNNQQVQFDAASYKFPPKLAKFEMEAASESTSTNILDLIAQQKKTTTTTTPIIPLKKLYIKGGNISKLNPEVNCKILRLHYLPKMEFDCYDMRKSFPKLHRLEMSKDVMYSMLRRSFQKATGTNDQNSGWEPSLTAPTSPPSAS; encoded by the exons ATGCATCATGGCAAATCTCTTGCAAAACAACTTGATAAAGCCAAAACTATACCCAAACCAACTGAAAATAATATTTATGATGAAGTCGAGAAGGTCATTACTGGTTTAATTAACGACTTGAATAAACTCGATGATGATGAGTATACTACGAAAGAGTGTTTTGACAAAGTTGTACGGAAAACCATGTCAAGTCTTGAAGAGCTAAAGAAACATGACGATCCACAACATGCATCCGGATATGAAGCTCTCGTCAACAAGGTTGGTAA ATACCTCAATGTATTGATTCTCAAAGGTTGCCATAACTTAGAATCTCTCCCTCAGTTTAAGACTATAATCCATATTCGATACTTAGACATGTCTGACTGTTACCAGCTCGATCACCCTGCTAATGTTCTTGATGGTTGTGCTATGCTTAGAGTGGTTAAGGGATTCGTTCTTCCTCGTCAACAGGATCATCCTCCCAACTCCTCTTTTATTTCTAATCCCTCCCAATTTAAATGTCTTTGGATGCTAACATTACGAACTAGGCGCTTCAATTTTCCTACAAACTCCGATCTTGAAACTCTTTGCGAGTTGCAGAGTCTTACCCACTTGAAAATAACTTGGGTCGGGGCGTGTTCTCCTCATAATAATCAACAGGTTCAATTTGATGCCGCTTCTTATAAATTCCCACCAAAACTTGCCAAATTTGAGATGGAGGCTGCGTCCGAGAGCACATCGACAAACATTCTAGATCTAATTGCTCAACAGAAgaagactactactactactacgcCAATAATACCGCTCAAGAAATTGTACATAAAAGGGGGTAATATTTCCAAGCTTAACCCTGAAGTCAATTGTAAGATACTCCGTCTTCACTACTTGCCTAAGATGGAATTCGATTGCTATGATATGAGGAAATCATTTCCCAAGCTGCATCGGTTGGAGATGAGTAAAGATGTCATGTACTCCATGTTGCGCCGATCCTTCCAGAAAGCTACAGGGACTAATGATCAAAATTCAGGTTGGGAACCGTCTCTTACCGCTCCTACTAGTCCACCTTCTGCTTCCTAA